The Anaerobacillus alkaliphilus genome has a window encoding:
- a CDS encoding ABC-F family ATP-binding cassette domain-containing protein: MILLQCVQLTKTFGVEPILSNIKLEVHSQDRVAIVGRNGAGKSTLLKIIAGKLSYNSGDIIIPKDVTIGYLAQDTGLESSRSIWDEMLTVFAPLIQMEKELRNLEAKMSDPECISDEKVYEKLLKDYDLLSESFKERGGYKYEADIRGILSGLHFSDKDYSTEVSTLSGGQKTRLALGKLLLTRPDLLILDEPTNHLDLETLAWLEQYLLHYDGAILIVSHDRYFLDKVANVVYEISRTKATKFVGNYSHYLDEKAKRYEIEMKQYEKQQDEIDKLRTFVEKNIARASTTKRAQSRRKQLERMDVLDRPQGDEKSARFSFEIKKQTGNDVLRIDQLSGGYPNSKPLFEKLTLAVNRSESIALLGPNGIGKSTLLKIITEQLSPVAGTIKYGSNVTIGYYDQEQAKLNSNKQVLYELWDDYPLTPEKEIRTILGNFLFSGDDVLKSVSDLSGGEKARVALAKLMMQKANFLILDEPTNHLDLDSKEILESALLDYPGTILFVSHDRYFVNRMATRVVEMTYEGLIDYIGDYDYYLLKKQENLERKELKEKQEVKVQHQEEQPNKQTFLQDKEAKRKERQRQRRLEEIEQTIEKIELSIAEKEEALCDPEVYQDHNQVAQLNNEIEQQKQELDSLMEEWSELEE; encoded by the coding sequence ATGATACTTTTACAGTGTGTCCAATTAACAAAAACATTTGGTGTGGAACCAATATTATCGAATATAAAATTAGAAGTTCATTCACAAGATCGTGTTGCGATCGTTGGTAGAAACGGTGCTGGTAAATCTACTCTTTTAAAAATTATTGCCGGAAAACTATCTTACAATTCTGGTGACATTATTATTCCTAAAGATGTAACGATAGGCTATTTAGCTCAAGATACTGGTTTAGAATCGAGTCGTTCTATCTGGGACGAGATGTTAACCGTATTTGCTCCTCTCATCCAAATGGAAAAAGAGTTGCGAAACTTGGAAGCCAAAATGTCAGATCCTGAATGTATTAGCGACGAAAAAGTATATGAAAAACTTTTAAAAGATTATGATCTACTTTCTGAGAGCTTTAAAGAAAGAGGCGGTTATAAATATGAAGCTGATATTCGCGGTATACTATCGGGTTTACACTTTTCTGATAAAGACTATAGCACCGAAGTTTCAACATTAAGTGGTGGCCAAAAAACTCGCCTAGCATTAGGTAAACTATTACTAACCCGCCCTGATCTACTTATTTTGGACGAGCCGACAAACCACCTAGACTTAGAAACTCTTGCCTGGTTAGAACAATATCTTCTTCACTATGATGGCGCTATTTTAATTGTTTCCCATGACCGTTACTTCCTTGACAAGGTTGCCAATGTTGTCTATGAAATATCCAGAACAAAAGCAACGAAATTTGTTGGTAACTACAGCCATTACTTGGATGAAAAAGCAAAGCGCTATGAAATTGAAATGAAGCAGTACGAAAAGCAACAAGATGAAATTGATAAGCTGAGAACATTTGTTGAAAAGAATATTGCCCGAGCATCTACCACGAAACGAGCACAAAGTCGTCGGAAACAACTAGAACGAATGGATGTATTAGATCGCCCTCAAGGAGATGAAAAGTCTGCTCGCTTTTCATTTGAGATTAAAAAGCAAACTGGTAATGATGTATTAAGAATTGATCAACTTTCCGGAGGCTACCCAAATAGTAAGCCTTTATTTGAAAAGCTTACCTTGGCAGTCAATCGATCAGAAAGTATTGCATTACTTGGACCAAATGGTATCGGAAAATCTACTCTATTAAAAATCATTACCGAGCAATTAAGTCCTGTAGCAGGAACAATAAAGTACGGTAGTAATGTCACAATTGGTTACTATGACCAGGAACAAGCAAAGCTGAATTCTAATAAACAGGTATTATATGAACTTTGGGATGATTATCCTCTTACACCCGAAAAAGAAATTCGAACGATCTTAGGTAACTTCCTATTTAGTGGTGACGATGTGCTCAAAAGCGTTTCTGATTTAAGTGGCGGAGAAAAAGCTCGCGTGGCACTAGCAAAATTAATGATGCAAAAAGCTAATTTTTTAATTTTGGACGAGCCAACAAACCATCTTGATCTAGACAGCAAAGAAATTCTTGAAAGTGCATTGCTAGATTATCCTGGCACAATCCTGTTTGTATCCCATGACCGTTATTTTGTAAACCGGATGGCGACACGAGTCGTGGAAATGACTTACGAAGGTCTAATCGACTACATTGGAGATTATGATTACTACCTATTGAAGAAACAAGAGAACCTTGAACGCAAGGAATTAAAAGAAAAACAAGAGGTAAAGGTTCAGCATCAAGAAGAACAACCAAATAAACAAACATTCCTTCAAGACAAAGAAGCAAAACGAAAAGAACGTCAACGTCAGAGGCGTCTAGAGGAAATTGAACAGACCATTGAAAAAATTGAACTATCAATTGCTGAAAAGGAAGAAGCTCTTTGTGACCCAGAGGTCTACCAAGATCACAATCAAGTAGCTCAACTTAACAATGAAATTGAACAACAAAAACAAGAACTAGATTCTCTCATGGAAGAGTGGAGTGAACTAGAGGAATAA
- the moaC gene encoding cyclic pyranopterin monophosphate synthase MoaC produces MSEFTHFNEQGRAKMVDISEKNETIRTALAKTSVEVGKEIYEKIRQGSIGKGDVLAVAQVAGVMAAKKTADWIPMCHPLALTGVDVTFDWHTNEDNYKLNIYVKVKTKGSTGVEMEALTAASAVALTVYDMCKAVDKGMVIGPTYLMEKTGGKSGDFKRETEIE; encoded by the coding sequence ATGTCAGAATTTACTCATTTTAATGAACAAGGTCGCGCAAAAATGGTAGATATCTCAGAAAAAAATGAGACAATACGAACAGCATTAGCTAAGACTAGTGTCGAAGTAGGGAAAGAAATATACGAGAAAATTCGTCAAGGCTCCATAGGAAAAGGCGATGTACTAGCTGTTGCACAAGTGGCAGGCGTTATGGCAGCCAAGAAAACAGCAGATTGGATACCGATGTGTCATCCACTAGCATTAACAGGTGTTGATGTAACGTTTGATTGGCATACAAATGAAGATAACTATAAACTTAACATTTACGTAAAAGTAAAAACTAAAGGAAGTACCGGAGTAGAGATGGAAGCACTAACGGCAGCCTCTGCGGTAGCCCTGACAGTTTATGATATGTGTAAAGCTGTAGATAAAGGGATGGTTATTGGACCTACATACTTAATGGAAAAAACAGGCGGAAAAAGTGGAGATTTTAAAAGAGAAACAGAAATAGAATAA
- a CDS encoding redox-sensing transcriptional repressor Rex produces MNIDQTKIPQATAKRLPLYYRFLENLQASGKQRVSSSELSEAVKVDSATIRRDFSYFGALGKKGYGYNVNYLLTFFRKTLDQDEVTNVTLIGVGNLGTAFLHYNFSKNNSTKIDMAFDVDVNKVGTEIGNVPIYHLDDLEKILDPNVSVAILTVPSSVAQKVADRLVACGIKGILNFTPARLSVPKNVRVHHIDLSVELQSLIYFLKHYPI; encoded by the coding sequence ATGAATATCGATCAAACGAAAATTCCTCAAGCGACTGCAAAACGATTACCTTTGTATTATCGATTTTTAGAAAATTTACAAGCATCTGGGAAACAACGAGTATCGTCTTCGGAATTAAGTGAAGCGGTAAAAGTCGATTCTGCAACAATTCGACGTGACTTTTCTTATTTTGGAGCTTTAGGTAAGAAAGGTTATGGATATAACGTTAATTATCTACTAACTTTTTTTAGAAAAACATTAGACCAAGACGAGGTTACAAATGTAACCTTAATAGGTGTCGGGAATTTAGGGACAGCATTTTTGCATTATAACTTTTCAAAAAATAATAGTACAAAAATAGATATGGCCTTTGATGTTGATGTTAACAAAGTAGGAACAGAGATTGGTAACGTTCCAATATATCATTTAGATGATTTGGAAAAGATCCTGGATCCAAACGTTTCAGTTGCAATTCTAACCGTACCTTCTTCTGTAGCACAAAAAGTTGCAGATCGCTTGGTAGCTTGCGGTATTAAAGGTATCTTAAACTTTACTCCTGCACGTTTATCGGTTCCAAAAAACGTACGAGTTCATCACATCGATTTATCGGTAGAACTTCAATCGTTAATTTACTTCTTGAAGCATTATCCAATTTAA
- a CDS encoding MDR family MFS transporter yields the protein MSKLLPEKWLVVIAVLLGTFTIILNNSMLNPAIPYLMDVFDADAVSTGWVITVFMVTMGITVPLTGYLGDKYGKKKLYLAGLVIFMIGSILGSFSWDLSSLIFFRGIQGIAGGIMMPLSMALIFEVFPRNERGLATGIWGIAAMMAPTIGPTVGGLIIEAGSWQWLFLFNVPIGILGIIIGAMYLKNTNKVSGISFDKWGFLTVTIGVGAILYGLGRVSALEHLVQPLNLVLFTLGMISLLLFVKIENRHDQPLLDLSIFENKAFTYSVWIGISTSLGLFGAIFLIPLLIQHVYGLGPVITGLVFLPSALFTGIFMTIGGRLLDRHGPLFVVTSGLVIMAVFTLALGFTTMETSLITIFVLMALRGIGQGFSTMPATTAGMNSIPDRFISRGSAMNNVLRQMSSALGIVFISIYYEVRRVQVFATVDTMQEASLQAIREGFFLLGMIALLTIPLGWMLGKASKNEESKKTMTA from the coding sequence ATGAGCAAATTACTCCCTGAAAAGTGGCTAGTTGTCATAGCGGTTTTGTTAGGGACTTTTACTATTATTTTAAACAACAGTATGTTAAACCCAGCGATTCCCTATTTAATGGATGTCTTTGATGCTGATGCTGTTTCTACTGGCTGGGTAATTACTGTTTTTATGGTAACGATGGGAATTACCGTGCCGCTAACTGGTTATTTAGGCGATAAATATGGAAAGAAAAAGCTTTATCTTGCTGGCTTAGTCATTTTTATGATCGGTTCGATTTTAGGATCTTTTTCATGGGATTTAAGCTCGCTTATCTTTTTCCGTGGTATTCAAGGGATTGCAGGAGGAATTATGATGCCTTTATCAATGGCACTTATATTCGAAGTGTTCCCAAGAAATGAGCGAGGTCTTGCAACTGGAATTTGGGGAATTGCTGCAATGATGGCTCCAACGATTGGTCCTACGGTCGGAGGACTTATTATTGAAGCAGGAAGTTGGCAGTGGCTCTTCCTATTCAATGTACCAATTGGCATACTAGGAATTATCATCGGTGCCATGTATCTTAAGAACACAAATAAAGTTAGTGGAATTTCGTTTGATAAGTGGGGGTTTCTAACGGTCACAATTGGTGTGGGAGCGATATTGTATGGTTTAGGGAGAGTATCGGCGTTAGAACATCTAGTTCAACCTCTTAATCTGGTTTTATTTACTCTAGGTATGATCTCCTTACTACTGTTTGTGAAAATTGAAAATCGACATGATCAACCTTTGTTAGATTTATCAATTTTTGAAAATAAGGCATTCACATATAGTGTTTGGATAGGCATTTCTACTTCATTAGGGTTATTTGGAGCAATTTTCCTAATTCCATTATTGATCCAGCATGTGTATGGGTTAGGCCCCGTGATAACTGGGCTGGTTTTTCTACCTTCAGCTCTTTTCACCGGGATTTTTATGACCATTGGTGGAAGGTTACTAGATCGCCATGGTCCGTTATTCGTTGTAACTAGCGGTCTTGTCATTATGGCAGTCTTTACATTAGCTCTAGGATTTACGACCATGGAAACATCGCTCATAACGATCTTTGTTTTAATGGCGCTACGAGGTATTGGGCAAGGTTTCTCAACGATGCCAGCAACGACGGCTGGAATGAATTCCATTCCGGATAGGTTTATTTCTCGGGGATCAGCAATGAACAATGTTTTGCGACAGATGAGTTCTGCCTTAGGAATTGTCTTTATCTCCATTTATTATGAGGTTCGTAGAGTTCAGGTGTTTGCTACTGTAGATACGATGCAGGAAGCTAGTTTACAAGCAATACGAGAAGGGTTTTTTCTTTTAGGCATGATAGCCTTATTGACCATACCTTTGGGTTGGATGTTAGGAAAAGCTAGCAAAAATGAAGAAAGTAAAAAAACAATGACTGCGTAA
- a CDS encoding thiazole synthase, with product MAKDLLTIGGVELNSRLLIGTGKFNDDALIPDVINSSQSQVITVAMRRVDFNTNQENIMKYIPKEMILLPNTSGARTAEEAVRIARLARAAGMGNWIKIEVISDQKYLLPDNYETIKATEILASEGFIVLPYMSPDLMVAKKLEEVGAAAVMPLGAPIGTNRGLKTKELIQILIEECEKPVIVDAGIGKPSQACEAMEMGADAVLVNTAIATAGDPVVMGQAFKSAVEAGRQAYLSGVGGVAKHARASSPLTGFLQI from the coding sequence ATGGCAAAAGATTTATTAACTATCGGTGGAGTAGAACTTAATAGTCGTTTATTAATCGGTACTGGAAAATTTAATGATGACGCCCTAATCCCAGACGTAATTAACTCTTCACAATCTCAAGTAATTACAGTCGCTATGCGTCGTGTTGATTTTAATACGAACCAAGAAAATATCATGAAATATATCCCAAAAGAGATGATTTTACTACCTAATACATCTGGAGCAAGAACAGCTGAGGAAGCAGTCCGTATTGCAAGACTGGCACGCGCAGCAGGTATGGGAAATTGGATAAAAATTGAGGTTATTTCTGACCAAAAGTACTTACTACCAGATAACTATGAAACAATTAAAGCAACTGAAATTCTAGCTAGTGAGGGCTTTATAGTCCTTCCTTACATGAGCCCAGATTTAATGGTAGCTAAAAAACTTGAAGAAGTTGGCGCTGCAGCTGTAATGCCACTTGGAGCACCAATCGGTACAAACCGTGGCTTAAAAACGAAAGAACTAATCCAAATTTTAATTGAAGAATGTGAAAAACCAGTAATCGTTGATGCAGGTATTGGTAAACCATCACAAGCGTGTGAAGCAATGGAGATGGGAGCAGATGCTGTCTTAGTCAATACCGCAATTGCTACAGCTGGAGATCCAGTGGTTATGGGGCAAGCGTTTAAATCAGCGGTAGAAGCAGGACGCCAAGCATATCTATCAGGAGTTGGTGGAGTTGCCAAACACGCGAGAGCATCATCACCATTGACAGGATTTTTACAGATCTAA
- the thiH gene encoding 2-iminoacetate synthase ThiH: MSFYYEYEKLKELPFDDIFQGITETDVKRVLQKQRMNTEDLLVLLSPAAENLLEEMAQKAHELTVQHFGRTILLFNPIYIADHCVNVCTYCSFSVTNQFERKKLSLEQIEIEAKALADQGLKHILVLTGESKTHTPVSYIAEAVKVLKKYFSSVAIEINPLDTEEYKLLADAGVDGLTVYQEVYNEEIYKSVHVKGPKRDYRYRMDTPERGCEAGIRQINVGALLGLDEWRREAYFAAMHAHYLQSKYLDAEISLSLPRIRPHLGDYQPKSIVEDRHLVQAITAFRLFLPRSGITLSTREPEYLRDNLIYLGVTKMSAGAKTEVGGYSQCETGTAQFQISDERSLVEIQKMIREKGYQPVLKDWELLV; encoded by the coding sequence ATGAGTTTTTACTACGAATATGAAAAGTTAAAGGAACTACCTTTTGACGATATATTTCAAGGTATTACAGAAACAGATGTTAAGCGAGTCCTACAAAAACAAAGAATGAATACAGAAGACTTATTAGTTTTGCTCTCTCCAGCAGCGGAAAATCTACTTGAGGAAATGGCCCAAAAAGCGCATGAGCTAACAGTCCAACATTTTGGAAGAACAATTTTACTATTCAACCCTATTTATATTGCTGACCACTGTGTCAACGTTTGTACGTATTGTAGTTTTAGTGTTACAAACCAATTTGAACGTAAGAAGCTATCACTTGAACAAATTGAAATTGAAGCAAAGGCACTAGCGGATCAAGGGTTAAAACATATATTAGTGTTAACAGGTGAGTCAAAAACACATACACCAGTTTCGTATATAGCTGAAGCTGTAAAGGTATTGAAAAAATACTTTTCATCAGTGGCAATTGAAATTAATCCGTTAGATACTGAGGAATACAAACTATTAGCCGATGCAGGTGTTGATGGGCTAACTGTCTACCAAGAAGTATATAATGAAGAAATTTATAAATCAGTTCATGTAAAGGGACCAAAGCGTGATTATCGCTACCGCATGGATACTCCTGAACGTGGCTGTGAAGCTGGAATTCGTCAAATTAATGTTGGGGCATTATTAGGGTTAGACGAGTGGCGTAGAGAAGCGTATTTTGCAGCTATGCATGCTCACTACCTTCAATCAAAGTATTTAGACGCCGAAATTAGTTTATCGTTACCGAGAATTCGCCCACATTTAGGTGATTATCAGCCGAAATCAATCGTTGAAGATCGTCATCTCGTTCAAGCAATTACGGCGTTCCGTTTATTTTTACCGCGCTCAGGGATTACACTATCAACAAGAGAACCAGAATACTTACGTGATAATCTTATCTACTTAGGTGTAACAAAAATGTCAGCTGGCGCAAAAACTGAAGTAGGCGGATACTCTCAGTGTGAGACAGGTACAGCACAATTTCAGATTTCAGATGAACGTTCCCTTGTAGAAATTCAAAAAATGATTAGGGAAAAAGGATATCAACCAGTGTTGAAGGATTGGGAGCTGTTAGTTTAA
- a CDS encoding YdiK family protein, protein MKSPLFWGIVYLFMAISFVYFAIQQRGRTGEWDLFTIVLMAIAAYDLLVAVRYFTFKPKVEKK, encoded by the coding sequence ATGAAATCACCATTATTTTGGGGTATTGTGTATCTCTTTATGGCTATAAGCTTCGTTTATTTTGCAATTCAACAACGTGGTCGTACCGGTGAATGGGATTTGTTCACGATTGTGTTAATGGCCATTGCCGCTTATGACCTTCTAGTTGCAGTAAGATATTTCACTTTTAAACCAAAAGTAGAGAAAAAGTAA
- a CDS encoding CPBP family intramembrane glutamic endopeptidase, translating to MTKRYWLVLLTYILMQISAFIGVPILMILGFEREQIPGVWTLFSFSVGFIIILLLLRQDMSNRHLSTERSSKSDAIVWSIAGIFMAFMAQYIAVLIEMSVFGIEPGSENTEMIVELAKATPALILVVAVIGPILEEIIFRMIIFGSLYKRFNFWIAAIISSVIFAAVHMDFEHLLVYTFMGIVFAFLYVKTKRIIVPIMAHVALNSFVMLVQVVFGERLMELQRKLDEMQGFIGGLF from the coding sequence TTGACAAAAAGATATTGGTTAGTGCTTCTAACTTACATTTTAATGCAGATATCAGCTTTTATTGGAGTACCAATATTAATGATACTGGGCTTTGAGAGAGAACAAATTCCTGGGGTATGGACGTTATTTAGTTTTTCTGTAGGATTTATCATTATTTTACTGTTATTAAGACAAGATATGAGTAACCGACATTTGAGTACAGAACGTAGTTCGAAGAGTGACGCCATCGTTTGGTCAATCGCCGGTATCTTTATGGCGTTTATGGCACAATACATAGCGGTTCTTATTGAAATGTCGGTGTTCGGGATTGAACCTGGCTCGGAAAATACAGAAATGATTGTTGAGTTAGCCAAGGCAACACCAGCCCTTATCTTAGTAGTTGCTGTGATTGGACCAATCTTAGAAGAAATTATTTTTAGGATGATTATCTTCGGTAGTCTATACAAACGTTTTAACTTCTGGATTGCTGCCATTATAAGTTCTGTTATTTTCGCTGCTGTTCATATGGACTTTGAGCACCTTCTCGTTTATACGTTTATGGGCATCGTTTTTGCCTTTTTATATGTAAAAACAAAACGAATTATCGTGCCTATAATGGCACACGTTGCTCTAAATAGCTTCGTTATGCTCGTTCAGGTTGTTTTTGGTGAACGTTTAATGGAGTTACAAAGAAAGTTAGACGAAATGCAAGGGTTTATTGGAGGACTATTCTAG
- the groES gene encoding co-chaperone GroES — protein sequence MLRPLGDRIVIEQVETEEKTASGIVLPDTAKEKPQEGRVVAVGSGRVLESGERVALEVKEGDKVIFSKYAGTEVKLDGKEYLILRENDVLAILG from the coding sequence TTGTTAAGACCATTAGGTGATCGCATTGTGATCGAACAAGTAGAAACTGAAGAAAAAACTGCTAGCGGGATTGTACTTCCTGATACAGCGAAAGAAAAGCCACAAGAGGGTCGTGTTGTTGCTGTAGGTTCAGGACGTGTTCTTGAGAGCGGCGAGCGAGTTGCGTTAGAAGTAAAAGAAGGAGATAAAGTAATCTTCTCTAAGTACGCAGGCACTGAAGTTAAGCTTGATGGTAAAGAATACTTAATCCTTCGTGAAAACGACGTATTAGCGATCTTAGGCTAA
- the groL gene encoding chaperonin GroEL (60 kDa chaperone family; promotes refolding of misfolded polypeptides especially under stressful conditions; forms two stacked rings of heptamers to form a barrel-shaped 14mer; ends can be capped by GroES; misfolded proteins enter the barrel where they are refolded when GroES binds) gives MAKEIKFSEDARRSMLRGVDALANAVKVTLGPKGRNVVLEKKYGSPLITNDGVTIAKEIELEDAFENMGAKLVAEVASKTNDIAGDGTTTATVLAQAMIREGLKNVTSGANPMVLRKGIEKATARAVQELQAISKPIESKASIAQVAAISAADEEVGQLIAEAMERVGNDGVITIEESKGFTTELEVVEGMQFDRGYASPYMVTDSDKMEAVLDNPYVLITDKKIASIQEILPVLEQVVQQGKPILLIAEDVEGEALATLVVNKLRGTFTAVAVKAPGFGDRRKAMLEDIATLTGGEVITEDLGLDLKSTNITQLGRASKIVVTKEHTTIVEGAGASDKIAARVNQIRAQLEETTSEFDKEKLQERLAKLAGGVAVVKVGAATETELKEKKLRIEDALNSTRAAVEEGIVAGGGTALVNVIAAVRSIEAEGDEQTGVNLVLRALEEPVRQIAHNAGLEGSVIVERLKNEEAGIGFNAATGQWVNMIEAGIVDPTKVTRSALQNAASVSAMFLTTEAVIADKPEENAGGGMPDMAGMGGMGGMM, from the coding sequence ATGGCAAAAGAAATTAAATTTAGCGAAGACGCACGTCGCTCGATGCTACGTGGTGTAGACGCTTTAGCGAATGCTGTAAAAGTTACATTAGGACCTAAGGGGCGTAATGTTGTATTAGAAAAGAAATATGGTTCACCACTTATTACAAATGATGGTGTAACAATTGCAAAAGAAATCGAATTAGAAGATGCTTTTGAAAACATGGGAGCAAAATTAGTTGCTGAAGTTGCAAGCAAAACGAATGATATTGCTGGTGACGGTACAACTACTGCGACTGTATTAGCGCAAGCAATGATCCGTGAAGGATTAAAGAACGTAACTAGTGGAGCAAACCCAATGGTTCTTCGTAAAGGTATCGAGAAAGCTACGGCTCGTGCAGTACAAGAGCTTCAAGCAATCTCTAAACCAATCGAGAGCAAAGCTTCAATTGCACAAGTTGCTGCAATTTCTGCTGCTGACGAAGAAGTAGGACAATTAATTGCTGAAGCAATGGAGCGCGTTGGTAACGACGGCGTTATCACTATTGAAGAGTCAAAAGGTTTTACAACTGAATTAGAAGTTGTAGAAGGTATGCAATTCGATCGTGGATATGCTTCTCCATACATGGTAACTGATTCAGATAAAATGGAAGCAGTTCTTGACAACCCATACGTTCTTATCACAGATAAGAAAATTGCTAGCATTCAAGAAATCTTACCAGTACTTGAGCAAGTTGTTCAACAAGGTAAGCCAATCCTATTAATTGCTGAAGATGTTGAAGGTGAAGCATTAGCAACTCTAGTTGTTAACAAACTTCGCGGAACATTCACAGCTGTTGCTGTTAAGGCTCCTGGCTTCGGTGACCGTCGTAAAGCTATGCTTGAAGACATCGCTACATTAACTGGTGGTGAAGTAATCACTGAAGATTTAGGTCTTGACCTTAAATCTACAAATATTACACAATTAGGTCGCGCTTCTAAAATTGTTGTTACGAAAGAACATACAACAATCGTTGAAGGTGCTGGTGCGTCTGATAAGATCGCAGCTCGCGTTAACCAAATTCGTGCTCAATTAGAAGAAACAACTTCTGAGTTTGATAAAGAAAAACTTCAAGAGCGTCTTGCTAAATTAGCTGGTGGAGTAGCAGTAGTTAAAGTCGGTGCTGCAACTGAAACTGAGTTAAAAGAGAAGAAGCTTCGCATTGAAGATGCTCTTAACTCAACTCGTGCAGCTGTTGAAGAAGGTATCGTAGCTGGTGGTGGTACAGCACTAGTTAATGTTATCGCAGCAGTAAGAAGCATCGAAGCTGAAGGCGACGAGCAAACAGGTGTAAACCTAGTATTACGTGCTCTTGAAGAGCCAGTTCGTCAAATCGCTCACAACGCTGGTCTTGAAGGTTCAGTAATCGTTGAGCGCTTAAAGAACGAAGAAGCAGGTATTGGTTTCAACGCAGCTACTGGTCAATGGGTAAACATGATCGAAGCTGGTATCGTTGACCCAACTAAAGTAACTCGTTCTGCACTTCAAAACGCAGCATCTGTTTCAGCTATGTTCTTAACAACTGAAGCAGTAATCGCTGATAAGCCAGAAGAAAACGCTGGCGGCGGAATGCCTGACATGGCTGGCATGGGCGGTATGGGCGGCATGATGTAA